From one Ignavibacteria bacterium genomic stretch:
- a CDS encoding TonB-dependent receptor → MLTILLASMLLIDSVLVQPVTVTATRLPTEAYRTGRSISVLTADDINALPVQSVDELLRFIPGIEIQSRGPLGTQSDISIRGSTFNQVLVMVDGMRVNDPLTGHYSAYLPVSLAEVHHIEVLRGPAAALYGVDAVGGVINIVTHTFAPEQSRMDTTRVMAGIGAGEHGLFHGDAGVLHIQGNSLVSGGLQTNTSTGFKVTSTDNNGDFTMQTASASVRNSIADNWEAAIRLGTDARDFDAQHYYSASTQDQSRETVTSLWLQTMLQHSGSSSNTRFDVSYKRLTDRFQFNPTFSSTNLHTTQMVNFLVNSAQEVTNAITLGWGLQADYRDIKSTDRGNHSAVHGGVYATAQLHINNLVANGSIRTDADENYGLELTPQLSASYSFGSISLRSSIARGVRGADFTERYVSHNLPGILTPNRNYGNPDLDAESSWTWDAGFDWYAAAWMHYHVSVFRRTSSNLIDYILVNSNTIEHRNKLAPDTTYLYPENLAAVTISGLEGEVAGLVVVGGGLTADYSVGLRLSDTKAVDGIISKYLSTASPVVGSAIVNLKVAGTTLSLQTLYKKHSDEFMSTLYPKSPTEYTIANASLRYRLSPAAECFVLATNMFNTPYEDIPGVEMPARWISGGIKVAY, encoded by the coding sequence ATGCTTACAATCCTGCTTGCTTCCATGCTGTTGATTGATTCTGTTTTGGTTCAGCCGGTAACGGTGACAGCTACCCGACTGCCTACCGAAGCATACCGGACCGGACGGAGCATTTCGGTTCTGACAGCTGACGATATCAATGCACTGCCGGTTCAGAGTGTGGACGAATTGCTGCGTTTTATTCCCGGTATCGAAATTCAGTCTCGGGGCCCGCTCGGTACACAGTCTGACATTTCGATTCGCGGCAGTACGTTTAACCAGGTGCTGGTAATGGTTGACGGGATGCGGGTGAACGACCCGCTTACAGGTCACTACAGTGCATACCTGCCGGTAAGTCTGGCCGAGGTCCATCACATCGAGGTGTTGCGGGGTCCGGCCGCTGCATTGTACGGTGTTGATGCTGTAGGCGGGGTTATTAACATCGTAACGCATACGTTCGCACCCGAACAGAGCAGGATGGACACAACACGTGTTATGGCTGGTATCGGAGCCGGTGAACACGGATTGTTCCACGGCGATGCGGGAGTGCTGCACATTCAGGGCAACAGCCTGGTTAGTGGTGGACTTCAAACCAATACCAGCACGGGGTTCAAAGTCACCTCAACGGATAACAACGGTGACTTCACCATGCAGACGGCATCGGCATCCGTCAGGAATTCGATTGCTGACAACTGGGAGGCTGCGATACGCCTTGGCACCGATGCCCGCGATTTCGATGCTCAGCATTATTATTCTGCCAGTACGCAAGACCAGAGCCGGGAAACAGTAACATCACTGTGGCTTCAGACAATGCTACAACATTCCGGCAGTAGCTCAAATACACGGTTTGATGTATCATACAAACGACTAACTGACAGATTCCAATTTAATCCAACATTCAGCAGTACCAATCTTCATACCACTCAAATGGTAAACTTTCTTGTTAACTCTGCACAAGAGGTTACAAATGCTATTACTTTGGGGTGGGGGTTGCAAGCAGACTACCGTGACATTAAAAGTACCGACCGCGGTAACCATAGCGCTGTTCACGGCGGAGTGTACGCAACTGCACAGCTACACATTAACAACCTGGTTGCCAATGGCAGTATTCGGACAGATGCTGACGAAAACTATGGTCTGGAGCTTACACCACAACTGAGTGCGTCGTACTCATTCGGCAGTATATCGCTGCGGTCATCCATTGCACGGGGAGTGCGGGGAGCCGATTTTACCGAGCGTTATGTAAGCCATAATCTGCCGGGAATACTCACCCCGAACAGGAACTATGGAAATCCCGATCTTGATGCTGAATCATCGTGGACGTGGGATGCCGGATTTGACTGGTATGCCGCCGCTTGGATGCACTATCACGTGTCAGTCTTCCGCAGGACGTCATCTAACCTGATTGATTATATTTTAGTAAACAGTAATACTATCGAACATCGCAACAAGCTGGCACCAGACACGACCTACTTGTATCCCGAAAACCTTGCGGCGGTAACCATTTCCGGGCTGGAAGGTGAAGTTGCAGGTCTTGTAGTTGTTGGCGGAGGTTTAACAGCCGACTATTCTGTGGGACTACGGCTTTCCGACACAAAGGCTGTGGACGGTATCATAAGCAAGTACCTGTCAACTGCCTCCCCTGTTGTGGGGTCAGCTATAGTGAACCTGAAAGTAGCCGGTACCACACTTAGCCTGCAGACTCTGTACAAGAAACATAGCGACGAATTTATGAGCACGTTGTATCCAAAGAGTCCAACAGAGTACACCATAGCCAACGCGAGCCTGCGGTACCGATTATCACCGGCAGCTGAATGTTTTGTTCTGGCCACGAATATGTTTAACACACCATACGAAGACATACCTGGCGTGGAAATGCCAGCCCGATGGATTTCGGGAGGAATAAAAGTTGCTTACTAA
- a CDS encoding C40 family peptidase, whose translation MAGLKYVDSTTVIAGVHAAIQSDSEDTDGDADVEILSPEDEADHAQELLELEAEDDVTIELEQLKTLWLSYVDGDSHEMTDAGVEKQKIVNVIMDWLGTRYHFGGTNRQGIDCSAFVRLVYEKTAGIELPRTAASQSTVGMPIRDRSKMKFGDLVFFNTRRRVRVSHVGIYLGDNLFAHASSRYGVTISSLESTYYNKRFLNAVRIDHQSMAQLSTPDSM comes from the coding sequence ATGGCAGGACTTAAATATGTGGATTCAACGACAGTAATTGCTGGTGTTCATGCTGCAATTCAGAGTGATTCGGAAGACACAGATGGCGATGCTGATGTTGAGATCCTATCGCCTGAAGATGAAGCCGATCACGCACAGGAACTGCTTGAACTTGAAGCTGAAGACGACGTAACAATCGAGCTGGAACAGCTGAAAACACTGTGGTTGAGCTACGTGGACGGCGATTCGCATGAGATGACGGATGCAGGCGTTGAAAAGCAGAAAATTGTAAATGTTATCATGGACTGGCTGGGTACGCGGTATCACTTTGGCGGCACTAACCGCCAGGGAATTGACTGTAGTGCGTTCGTTCGCCTGGTGTACGAAAAAACTGCCGGCATCGAGCTTCCAAGAACTGCAGCGTCGCAAAGCACCGTGGGTATGCCAATTCGCGACAGAAGCAAGATGAAGTTTGGCGACCTGGTATTCTTTAACACACGGCGCAGGGTACGGGTAAGCCATGTTGGTATCTACCTTGGCGATAATTTGTTTGCTCATGCCTCGAGCAGGTATGGCGTTACAATTAGTTCGCTGGAGAGTACGTACTACAACAAACGGTTTTTAAATGCCGTACGGATCGACCATCAGTCAATGGCACAGCTTTCCACACCTGATAGCATGTAA
- a CDS encoding ABC transporter substrate-binding protein — translation MLILSSCNRTSIQDEFTTYFRYNEPDGIASLDPALASYQSAVWATGHLYNGLVELDSSLNIAPCIASSWEISLGGTRLTFHLRPDVWFHTDTCFIAAGYPEGARTVTAHDVVFSIKRIYDGSAKSTGAWVYRDRITSVAAPDDTTVVFTLSAPFAPFLALLTMPYGYIVPHEAVSFYGDDFGQHPVGTGPFMFKQWVPDVALQLQRNPNYFKVDGKGDRLPLLDGVTITFLRDTKSEFLEFMHGGYDMVTSVDASIAPTIYDANGKLQPRYSDFQIFRSPALSVEYYGVLLDTTKPGARHSPLATNKWLRQALNYAIDRHRIVAYVLHGKGIPARHGLLPPSLPGYDSTVPGYNYNPDEARRLLAKAGYPNGKGLPTLVLQLGNNPRTASVAEAIQEQWKEIGVSVELRQVDFPQHLSQVRAGELELWRTSWIADYPDAENFMALFISSNQSPAGPNTTHLVHRLLDSLYQEALKPGYSRAERSALYAQMQTYIVDEAPWIFLYHDVIIRMAQPNIHGLTVDGTGRLQLEHVVKSSSSLPS, via the coding sequence ATGCTCATTCTATCATCCTGCAATCGCACTTCGATTCAGGATGAGTTTACAACGTATTTCCGCTACAATGAACCGGATGGTATTGCGAGTCTTGATCCGGCATTGGCATCCTACCAGTCGGCAGTGTGGGCTACAGGTCACCTGTACAATGGTTTGGTTGAACTTGACAGTTCACTGAACATTGCTCCCTGCATTGCTTCGAGCTGGGAGATCAGCCTTGGTGGTACACGGCTGACATTTCACCTCCGGCCCGATGTCTGGTTTCATACCGACACCTGCTTTATCGCGGCAGGGTACCCCGAAGGCGCCAGAACAGTTACTGCACATGATGTTGTTTTCAGTATCAAACGCATATACGATGGAAGCGCAAAAAGCACCGGCGCGTGGGTGTATCGTGACCGGATTACAAGCGTAGCCGCACCTGACGACACCACGGTCGTGTTTACTCTCTCGGCACCGTTTGCACCGTTCCTGGCATTGCTTACAATGCCGTACGGATACATCGTGCCGCATGAAGCAGTAAGCTTTTATGGCGATGACTTCGGACAGCACCCCGTTGGAACCGGACCGTTTATGTTTAAACAATGGGTTCCGGACGTAGCTCTGCAGTTACAGAGAAATCCCAATTACTTCAAAGTGGATGGGAAGGGGGATCGGCTCCCGTTGCTTGACGGAGTTACGATTACGTTCCTTCGTGATACCAAGAGCGAGTTTCTGGAGTTTATGCACGGCGGGTACGATATGGTAACGTCGGTTGATGCATCAATCGCACCAACGATTTACGATGCAAACGGGAAGCTGCAACCTAGGTATTCGGATTTTCAAATTTTCCGGTCACCTGCACTGAGCGTTGAATATTATGGTGTTCTGCTCGATACTACGAAACCCGGCGCACGCCATAGCCCCCTTGCAACGAATAAATGGCTACGGCAGGCACTGAATTATGCCATCGACCGTCACCGGATCGTGGCGTACGTGCTGCACGGGAAGGGTATTCCTGCCCGCCATGGTCTGCTGCCACCATCACTACCAGGATATGACAGCACCGTACCCGGATACAATTACAATCCGGACGAGGCGCGCAGATTACTCGCAAAAGCCGGATATCCAAATGGTAAGGGGCTTCCCACACTGGTTCTTCAGCTTGGAAATAATCCGCGAACCGCCAGTGTAGCCGAGGCAATTCAGGAACAGTGGAAGGAAATTGGTGTTTCAGTTGAACTCCGACAAGTTGACTTCCCACAGCATCTTTCACAGGTACGCGCCGGTGAACTTGAATTGTGGCGTACCTCGTGGATTGCCGATTATCCGGATGCAGAAAACTTTATGGCGTTGTTTATTAGTTCCAATCAGTCGCCTGCGGGACCAAATACAACTCACCTGGTGCACCGATTGCTTGATTCCCTGTACCAGGAGGCACTAAAGCCGGGATACTCTCGTGCAGAACGTTCTGCGTTGTATGCGCAAATGCAGACGTATATCGTTGATGAGGCACCATGGATTTTTCTCTACCATGATGTTATCATTCGAATGGCGCAGCCTAATATTCATGGACTGACTGTTGACGGTACAGGCCGACTTCAGCTGGAACATGTTGTAAAGAGCAGCAGCTCCTTACCTTCTTAA
- a CDS encoding GNAT family N-acetyltransferase, translating into MNRHDVIVRVAAPADAHYSYIITSEMEASAAARGTGIAKRSPEYIEKKMHEGKSVIAVTKAGVWVGFCYIETWGHGAYVANSGLIVAPEYRQTGVAKAIKERVFALSREKYPAAKIFGLTTGLAVMKINSGLGYKPVTYSELTQDDEFWNGCRSCVNYDILMSKQRKNCLCTAMLFDPNARVEPTETRKFFNENRLGLDRLLRFKRWKFLQHLFETQE; encoded by the coding sequence TTGAACAGACACGACGTTATTGTCAGGGTTGCTGCCCCGGCCGACGCACACTACAGCTATATCATCACCAGCGAAATGGAAGCCTCGGCGGCTGCACGGGGCACCGGTATTGCAAAGCGATCACCGGAATACATTGAGAAAAAGATGCATGAAGGGAAATCCGTAATTGCCGTTACTAAGGCGGGAGTATGGGTGGGATTCTGCTATATCGAAACCTGGGGACACGGTGCTTATGTGGCCAACTCGGGACTAATCGTGGCGCCGGAGTACCGGCAAACCGGTGTGGCAAAGGCAATCAAGGAACGGGTGTTTGCCCTCTCCCGTGAGAAATATCCGGCAGCCAAGATCTTTGGTTTGACCACGGGGCTGGCGGTGATGAAAATCAACAGCGGACTGGGATATAAACCGGTTACATATTCAGAGCTAACGCAGGACGATGAGTTCTGGAATGGCTGCAGGAGCTGCGTTAACTACGATATCCTGATGAGTAAGCAACGAAAGAACTGCCTGTGTACGGCCATGCTCTTCGATCCCAATGCCAGGGTTGAACCAACCGAGACCAGGAAATTCTTTAATGAAAACCGTCTGGGCCTTGATCGCTTGCTGCGTTTTAAGCGCTGGAAGTTCCTTCAGCATCTGTTTGAGACACAGGAATAA
- a CDS encoding argininosuccinate synthase, translating into MKKKIVLGFSGGLDTSYCAKYLSDTLGYEVHSITVNTGGFSEAETRQIQEHAYALGVTSHTTVDAVHDYYNRIVRFLVAGNVLRNGTYPLSVSAERLVQALHIAEHVTRLKATAVAHGSTGAGNDQVRFDLVFRIMIPEAEIVTPIRDLNLQRSAEIDYLKSHAIEMNYQKAEYSINTGLWGTSVGGKETLSSLGMIPDDAWPTPITCTQPQTVQLGFEEGHLTQINGVAYSHPVNAIQALQKLAGPYGIGRDIHIGDTIIGIKGRVAFEAAAPVVIIKAHHTLEKHVLSKDQLLLKDQLAAWYGTWLHDGRILDPVMRDIEAFLVSTQHCVTGTVHVELHPRTFVILGIESPFDLMNTTFGTYGEQNTLWTGEDVRGFTRIMANSGMILQHIKNQNNT; encoded by the coding sequence ATGAAGAAGAAAATTGTACTCGGGTTTAGCGGCGGCCTTGATACGTCGTACTGCGCAAAATACCTGAGTGATACCTTGGGGTACGAGGTACACAGCATAACTGTGAATACAGGTGGCTTTTCGGAAGCAGAAACCCGGCAAATTCAGGAGCATGCGTACGCTCTTGGCGTAACATCACATACCACGGTCGATGCTGTTCATGACTATTACAACAGGATTGTGCGATTCCTTGTTGCCGGTAATGTTCTCAGGAACGGAACCTATCCGCTTAGCGTATCCGCTGAACGCTTAGTGCAGGCTCTGCATATTGCAGAACACGTAACCAGGCTGAAGGCAACGGCGGTAGCACACGGCAGCACCGGCGCGGGTAACGACCAGGTCCGGTTTGACCTTGTCTTCAGAATTATGATTCCGGAAGCCGAGATCGTAACGCCAATCAGGGACTTGAATCTGCAGCGAAGTGCCGAGATTGACTACCTGAAGTCACACGCCATCGAAATGAACTACCAGAAGGCGGAATATTCAATTAACACCGGTTTATGGGGTACAAGCGTTGGCGGCAAGGAAACACTGTCATCGCTGGGCATGATCCCCGATGATGCATGGCCTACTCCCATTACATGCACCCAGCCACAAACGGTTCAGCTGGGTTTTGAAGAGGGCCATCTTACACAGATCAACGGTGTAGCATACTCGCACCCGGTAAACGCAATTCAGGCTCTTCAGAAGCTGGCTGGTCCGTACGGTATTGGCAGAGACATCCATATTGGTGATACCATTATTGGCATCAAGGGACGTGTGGCGTTCGAGGCGGCTGCACCGGTTGTAATCATTAAGGCACATCATACACTTGAGAAACACGTCCTCTCGAAAGATCAGCTCCTGCTAAAGGATCAGCTTGCAGCATGGTACGGCACCTGGCTGCACGATGGCAGAATTCTGGATCCGGTGATGCGCGATATCGAAGCGTTCCTTGTTTCTACCCAGCACTGCGTTACCGGTACAGTGCACGTTGAACTGCATCCACGCACCTTTGTCATCCTTGGAATTGAATCGCCGTTCGACCTCATGAACACGACGTTTGGTACCTATGGCGAGCAGAATACATTGTGGACTGGTGAGGATGTAAGGGGCTTTACCAGGATTATGGCAAACTCTGGAATGATACTGCAGCACATCAAAAACCAGAATAATACATAG
- a CDS encoding N-acetyl-gamma-glutamyl-phosphate reductase — protein sequence MTTSTLKAGIIGAAGYTGGTLLRLLLQHPYVHVAYAHSTTYAGMPVTAVHQDLLGETELLFSNNGYGGADVVFLCLPHGKSREFLTSANLPDSVSIIDLSNDFRLAGQNEYVGRHFTYGLPELNRSALQNATAVANPGCFATAIVLGLLPLARVGHLTNVYTTGITGSTGAGQQLSATSHFSWRSGNIQAYKTLRHQHLPEVRESLQTVAGSGCPAIHFIPWRGNFTRGIFVSSQLQCEMPFHEISSLYADFYRDHPFTVVSSDAIHLKQVVNTNKCVIQLEHVESQLVVHTAIDNLIKGASGQAVQNMNLMFGLPETSGLKLLPVAL from the coding sequence ATGACAACATCAACACTCAAGGCAGGAATCATCGGCGCTGCCGGCTATACTGGTGGCACTCTCCTGCGTTTGCTTCTTCAACACCCGTATGTACATGTTGCGTACGCCCACAGTACCACCTACGCAGGCATGCCCGTAACAGCCGTACATCAGGACTTGCTGGGCGAAACGGAACTTCTGTTTTCTAATAATGGTTACGGCGGTGCCGACGTGGTCTTCCTGTGCTTGCCGCACGGGAAGTCTCGAGAATTTCTAACGTCTGCAAACCTGCCTGACTCCGTTTCCATTATCGATCTATCGAACGATTTTCGATTGGCAGGGCAAAACGAATATGTCGGACGTCACTTTACGTATGGGTTGCCGGAACTAAACAGATCGGCACTGCAGAATGCTACGGCCGTGGCAAACCCCGGCTGCTTTGCTACCGCCATTGTGCTTGGACTTCTTCCACTGGCACGGGTCGGACACTTGACCAACGTATATACGACCGGGATTACCGGCTCTACCGGTGCGGGGCAACAGTTGTCGGCTACATCGCATTTCAGCTGGCGGTCGGGCAACATCCAGGCATACAAGACTCTTCGTCACCAGCACCTTCCTGAGGTCCGCGAATCATTGCAAACAGTAGCAGGATCCGGCTGCCCTGCCATCCATTTTATTCCATGGCGTGGCAACTTTACCCGTGGAATTTTCGTGAGCTCACAATTGCAGTGCGAAATGCCGTTCCACGAGATCAGTTCACTCTACGCTGACTTTTATCGCGACCATCCGTTTACCGTAGTAAGCTCCGACGCCATTCACCTAAAACAGGTGGTTAACACCAACAAGTGTGTTATTCAACTGGAACACGTTGAGTCACAGTTAGTGGTACATACGGCAATCGACAATCTTATTAAAGGTGCCTCCGGGCAGGCCGTACAAAACATGAACCTGATGTTTGGTTTGCCTGAAACTTCCGGTCTGAAACTTCTGCCTGTTGCATTGTAA
- a CDS encoding aspartate aminotransferase family protein, producing the protein MTMFNVYQLVNRSIIRGSGSYVWDDTGQKYLDLYGGHAVISIGHAHPHWVQRITHQLQTLPFYSNSVIIPLQTELAHALGTISGKEDYQLFMSNSGAEANENALKLASFHNGRDTVIAFRGSFHGRTSLAAAVTDNASNRAPVNYAGNVIVLPFNNIQATEACFQNNRDSIAAVIVEGIQGVGGIHSATAEFLHSLRTLCTRHNTVLIADEVQCGFGRTGNFFYFDRVGVTADIYTTAKGMGNGFPVAGTIISPNIRPRYGMLGTTFGGNPLACTAALAVLEVLQAEHLLQNATNIGTRLQQQLRQVPDIQNVRGSGLMIGFDVPDSLRHLRNTLLTNQKIFTGSAGTNTLRLLPALSLTMHDADDFILALKTELRNGTHSVPRNSNNPDAVQ; encoded by the coding sequence ATGACGATGTTCAACGTGTATCAGCTTGTTAACCGCAGCATCATCCGCGGCAGTGGTTCGTATGTGTGGGACGATACCGGACAGAAGTACCTTGACCTGTACGGAGGCCATGCCGTTATCAGCATCGGACATGCTCATCCGCATTGGGTACAGCGCATAACACATCAACTGCAGACGTTACCATTCTACTCAAATTCTGTGATCATTCCATTGCAGACTGAGCTTGCACACGCCCTGGGTACGATCTCCGGCAAGGAAGACTACCAGCTTTTCATGAGTAATTCAGGTGCCGAAGCAAACGAAAATGCACTGAAACTTGCCTCGTTTCATAACGGCCGGGACACCGTAATTGCATTCCGTGGATCGTTTCACGGACGCACCTCGCTTGCCGCTGCTGTTACGGACAATGCCTCAAACAGAGCTCCGGTTAATTACGCCGGTAATGTTATTGTTCTGCCATTTAACAACATTCAGGCCACTGAAGCCTGCTTCCAAAACAACCGCGATTCTATCGCTGCCGTCATCGTAGAAGGCATTCAGGGCGTAGGTGGCATTCATTCCGCTACTGCCGAATTTCTGCACAGCCTTCGTACACTCTGCACGCGCCACAATACCGTGCTCATCGCCGACGAAGTTCAGTGTGGCTTTGGCCGTACCGGTAATTTTTTTTACTTTGACCGTGTAGGTGTCACCGCTGACATCTACACCACAGCAAAGGGCATGGGAAATGGGTTTCCGGTAGCCGGTACCATTATCTCCCCCAACATCCGGCCACGGTACGGCATGCTTGGCACCACCTTTGGGGGTAATCCCCTTGCATGCACGGCTGCGCTGGCGGTGCTTGAAGTGCTTCAGGCCGAGCACCTATTGCAGAATGCAACCAATATCGGCACACGATTGCAGCAACAGCTCCGGCAAGTTCCCGATATTCAGAATGTAAGGGGCTCTGGTTTAATGATAGGGTTCGATGTTCCTGATTCACTGCGTCACCTGCGCAATACCCTTCTCACCAATCAAAAGATTTTTACCGGGTCGGCCGGCACGAATACACTTCGGCTACTTCCGGCACTGTCACTTACAATGCACGATGCCGATGACTTTATTCTCGCATTAAAAACTGAGCTCCGCAACGGCACTCATTCGGTGCCACGTAATTCAAATAATCCTGATGCAGTACAATGA
- a CDS encoding acetylornithine carbamoyltransferase gives MKQFLSVHDLVSAHTPDTQSAIDTFIDKALAHKESPLSHHEIGRHKKLGCLFMNPSMRTRLSTQIAASNLGMDVITINASQDGWALEYNADAIMNGTTVEHIMDAAPILGAYFDVLAVRCFPSLTDKQADDADSILNSFVQHCGIPIVSLESATLHPLQSFADVITISESLRQHPWPKHTPKVVLSWAPHMKAIPHSVANSFAQWMNAWGKADFVITHPPGYELNNRFTQNAVVTHNQEEALQNADFVYVKNWSAYRDYGSILSTDPSWMITNTHLRNTNNAKVMHCLPVRRNVELSAEVLDSPSSLTTLQAVNRVWAAQTVLSEILTLANQ, from the coding sequence ATGAAGCAATTCCTCTCGGTTCACGATTTGGTTTCTGCCCACACTCCCGATACGCAGTCGGCTATTGATACATTTATTGACAAAGCACTTGCACACAAAGAAAGTCCGTTATCACACCATGAAATCGGCAGGCATAAAAAACTTGGCTGTTTGTTCATGAACCCAAGCATGCGTACCCGTCTGAGCACACAGATTGCTGCATCAAACCTTGGAATGGACGTGATTACGATTAATGCATCGCAGGACGGCTGGGCGCTTGAGTATAACGCAGATGCAATCATGAACGGAACCACGGTAGAACATATCATGGATGCAGCCCCAATTCTTGGAGCGTATTTTGACGTGTTGGCTGTTCGCTGCTTTCCTTCGTTAACTGATAAGCAGGCAGATGATGCCGACAGCATACTGAACAGTTTTGTGCAACACTGTGGCATCCCCATTGTCAGCCTGGAAAGTGCCACACTGCACCCGCTTCAAAGTTTTGCCGATGTAATCACGATTTCGGAATCGCTCCGGCAGCATCCGTGGCCTAAGCATACGCCAAAGGTCGTCCTTTCCTGGGCGCCCCACATGAAGGCAATTCCGCACAGTGTTGCCAATAGCTTTGCGCAGTGGATGAATGCCTGGGGCAAAGCCGACTTTGTGATTACTCATCCTCCCGGATACGAGCTGAACAACCGGTTTACACAGAACGCTGTTGTTACGCATAATCAGGAAGAGGCACTGCAGAATGCTGACTTTGTTTATGTTAAAAACTGGAGTGCGTATCGTGACTATGGCAGCATTCTGAGCACTGACCCCTCGTGGATGATTACAAACACACATTTGCGGAACACCAACAATGCCAAGGTGATGCACTGTTTGCCTGTGCGCCGGAACGTAGAATTATCTGCCGAGGTGCTGGACAGCCCGTCATCCCTTACCACACTCCAGGCTGTAAACCGCGTCTGGGCAGCACAAACGGTATTGTCAGAAATCCTTACCTTAGCCAACCAATGA
- the argB gene encoding acetylglutamate kinase produces the protein MINSPVPKPPSTSAKLPLTIVKIGGSVIEDAERLTSFVSYFANVKGAKILVHGGGILANQLAEQLGIQQQMVDGRRITDAETLKIVTMVYAGFINKTIVAKLQSVHCNSIGICGADASGIVAHKRTGTATNYGFVGDIDSVDAAFFDRLLSQNLTPVIAPITADTSGQLLNTNADTVAREVAVALRGMYVTTLVFCFDKPGVLRNPDDGASVISVLDYHTYANRTRSAKTDPPLLISAGMIPKLDNGFHALRDGVACVRIGSADSMNDVLSGHSGTELVYYGQ, from the coding sequence ATGATAAATAGCCCCGTGCCCAAGCCCCCTTCCACCAGTGCCAAGCTACCATTGACGATAGTTAAAATCGGTGGATCGGTCATTGAAGATGCTGAGCGGTTGACGAGCTTTGTTAGCTACTTTGCGAATGTGAAAGGGGCTAAGATTCTTGTACACGGCGGGGGGATATTGGCTAACCAGCTTGCCGAACAACTTGGCATTCAGCAGCAGATGGTTGACGGTAGGCGAATTACCGATGCCGAGACTCTAAAAATCGTTACCATGGTTTACGCTGGTTTCATTAACAAGACGATTGTTGCAAAACTTCAGTCAGTGCACTGCAACAGTATTGGTATTTGTGGTGCCGACGCATCGGGGATCGTGGCGCACAAACGAACCGGCACCGCAACCAACTACGGTTTTGTAGGTGATATCGACTCCGTTGATGCCGCGTTTTTTGATCGTTTGCTTTCACAGAATCTAACTCCCGTAATTGCGCCAATCACGGCTGACACAAGCGGACAGCTTCTGAACACCAATGCCGATACTGTTGCCCGTGAGGTTGCCGTTGCGCTGCGTGGTATGTACGTCACAACCCTGGTGTTTTGTTTTGACAAGCCCGGAGTGCTTCGAAACCCGGATGATGGCGCTTCCGTGATAAGCGTCCTTGACTACCACACCTATGCAAATCGAACCCGTAGCGCGAAGACTGACCCGCCCCTTTTGATTTCGGCAGGGATGATCCCCAAGCTCGACAACGGATTTCATGCGCTGAGAGATGGTGTTGCGTGTGTTCGTATCGGCAGTGCAGACAGTATGAATGATGTACTAAGCGGACATTCCGGAACAGAGCTGGTGTACTATGGACAATAA